A genomic window from Solanum dulcamara chromosome 11, daSolDulc1.2, whole genome shotgun sequence includes:
- the LOC129874767 gene encoding transcription factor RHD6 translates to MSMALAKEHVIMSDTKMGMVDNYDQYYEGEFGMNDHSSPELYGIHEEPPKSIFEECENSEKTTPKIAKNFALSSSNSSLSSPSSSNSNGQSVINFKGGYGNFIHSANGSLLSFEHSERFCPNPRMISSINQVEGSVWEDNILQCQNSVTPKGSSNNSPRVINENSNNNGIPFGWLNSEVNASTATHVEESRFNKRPSTEECMQTNKKQCTAGSKKGKPNNNNSIGTKDPQSIAAKNRRERISERLKILQELVPNGSKVDLVTMLEKAIGYVKFLQLQVKVLATDEFWPTQGGKAPDISQVKEAIDAILATQRDRNSTSK, encoded by the exons ATGTCTATGGCACTAGCCAAAGAACATGTTATTATGAGTGACACAAAAATGGGCATGGTTGACAATTATGATCAATATTATGAAGGTGAATTTGGGATGAATGATCATTCATCCCCAGAGTTATATGGGATCCATGAAGAACCtccaaagtcaatttttgaAGAATGTGAAAATTCAGAAAAAACAACTCCAAAAATAGCCAAGAATTTTGCTTTAAGCAGTTCTAATTCTTCCCTTTCTAGCCCCAGTAGTTCCAATTCCAATGGACAATCTGTTATTAACTTCAAAGGGGGTTATGGTAATTTTATACATTCAGCAAATGGATCTTTGTTGAGCTTTGAGCATAGTGAAAGATTTTGCCCAAATCCAAGAATGATTAGTAGTATTAATCAAGTGGAAGGCTCTGTTTGGGAAGATAATATTTTGCAATGCCAGAATTCTGTTACTCCTAAGGGAAGTAGTAACAATAGTCCTCGAGTGATTAATGAGAATTCCAATAATAATGGAATACCATTTGGATGGCTAAATTCTGAAGTTAATGCAAGCACCGCTACTCATGTTGAGGAATCACGTTTCAATAAGCGCCCCTCCACG GAAGAGTGCATGCAAACAAATAAGAAGCAATGTACAGCGGGTTCAAAGAAGGGGAaaccaaataataataattcaattgGTACAAAGGATCCACAGAGTATTGCAGCCAAG AATCGTAGAGAACGGATTAGTGAGCGTCTGAAGATACTACAAGAACTTGTTCCCAATGGTTCCAAG GTTGATTTGGTCACCATGTTGGAGAAAGCAATTGGTTACGTCAAGTTTCTTCAGTTGCAAGTGAAG GTGTTGGCAACAGATGAATTTTGGCCTACACAAGGTGGAAAAGCTCCAGACATTTCACAAGTAAAAGAGGCCATTGATGCCATCCTTGCTACTCAACGAGACAGAAACTCAACCTCCAAGTGA